Genomic window (Helianthus annuus cultivar XRQ/B chromosome 3, HanXRQr2.0-SUNRISE, whole genome shotgun sequence):
TAATCCTAAAATCTTCCGCTCGAGCATAGTCGGACGACACGGTTTTCTTGTGACTATACTTTTCGGTCGCGAACTCTTTGAACGAACGGAATTCGTTTATCAAGTCGTCCATTTTTGACGACGCCTTCTCGCCTCTACCTCCACTCGAGCCGCCACCTCCACTCGAGCCGGACACTTTACGCTTTCCGGCCGCTTCTTTTTTTGCTTTGTCCCTCCCGGTGGGACGTTCCGACTCGTGAATGGGCAACGCATCCTCGTCATCTTCCGGGTCGTCGTTTATGTCAATTTGACATCGAGCGGTGGAGCCTCCCGCACTATAGCTTCCGGACTCGGAAGTTTTAGTGCGTTTGGCCGTTGCGACCTCATTTGGAACCGGCTTCCATTTTTGTTCTTTCCTTACAACCCTCCATGCTCGGAAGTGCGGGAAAGGCGTTGGATTTTGGGAGTCCCACTTGGCGATAGCAAGGTTAAGAATATCTTCCTCGTTACTCCCGCTTGGAGGATTAAGGTAAATTTGGTTATAAATCGCGTTAAAGTTGTTGATGACCTTGCTCATTTTACGCCACTTGCCCGAGACGGATTCGACATCACGAGCCTCCCCATGCTCCATAATCGCGTTAAACCTATCCGTTGCCTTCTTCCAAAAACTACTACCCGtttggttgtttcctaaaattttaaaaatagtgcattagtaaaaaaaaaaaaatttataaaaaaaatagaaaccgaaaataaaaaaaaattataaaaaaaaaaattataccgaCTATCGGGCAATTAGAGGCCTTAGTAAACACCATAGCTAGCGCCTCCTCTTCTACTTTCGTCCATTGCCTCGCCTTTGCTCTCGGTTTTTGCGCGGTTTCGGGTTCAACCATCTTtcccttccctttcttttttTTGCGCGTGAGCTCTTGCGGTGGTGATTCGGGGacgacttcttcatcatcatcttcaagttGAACCGGGGGTTGCGATTGGGATTGTAGTTGTTCAAACGTGTTGCGTTGCATGATTTGTTGGAGCGCTTGATATTGTTGAACTTGTTGTAGTTGAGACATTTGTGAAAAGGCGTTGGGTGtttgttggaaacccgaaaacgGAAATTGCGAAGCCCGCCACGAAGGATCCATAGTCGGAGTGTAAGCGGGACTAGAAAAAAAATTAGGTTGGTTCGGATTGGGATTATTCGGGTTGGGGTTGttcgggttggggttgtttgggttgaatggattcatgtttgggagagaatggtataaaaaatatagagtttttttataaaaaaggatGAGAAATGGAGAAGAATGGGAGTAGAATGAGAGAAATTGGTTTAAAAAAGGTGTGGGATTATGGTATTTATTTAAAAaggaaattgatttttttttttttattaaactagCCGTTTTTTAACGGTTGGATTTTTTGAATTAGGCTCGGCCCACCCGGCTGTGGGTAGCCGATGTTGATGGAAGCCGGgccagggggcggtgtgggggtccggcgccgggccaagccggcccccatacccactagtcttatAACTATTCCAGTAACCAATTAAGCTTATTGATTGTTTGGtcaaatttattaaaaaaatttggTAACTTTCGAAAGTAGTATAGTTTTGCTTTTTTTCTTTTTGCATTTAAAACAAAAAATCTTAAACGGTTAAATCTGTCTTACTTATATAAAatatttacaaatctggattgaTAATTTTTGAATGGCTTTTGAAGCTATCCCCAATACCCGAGTGATCCTTTCTGAGATGGAATGTCAACCGTTCATACTGATTTTGATGTTCCAAGTCTGACTTATCCAAAAACACCATCAAGGAGGAAACCAACTAGTATGGAAAAAAACCCCTTAAGTTAGGTTTTAAATTTGAAATCTCTCGAGATCTTAAACCTTAACCATCACTCCATACATTAAAATACACTACAAGAAAAAACCCCTATAGGGACGACACCTATAGAGACAACACAGGTCCTCTCTATATATCACTCTATAGGGACGCATGTCGTTTCTATAGGGTTTCGTGCCTTTTAAGATATGTTATCTTATAAGAACGACATATTCTCTCTATAAgatgaaaatattttttttttgctttttcttATTCTCTAGTTTGTTGAATcggaaaattttgaaaaaaacgtTTTAACTTACAGAGACAACATGTTGTCTCTATAACtttaaatatttttcttttaatttaattttattaatgATCAATAtgtatgaaaattaaaaaaaaaactaaaaaataaagtttaacttttttttttttttgaaataaaaaattttaaaaaataaagaaactaacTTATACAAAAGACATATCGTCTCTAAAgtgtttaaaataaaatttttaaaaataaataaactaaccagTAGAAAGGACATATCGTCTCTATAGGGAAACAtaatttggttttgttttttagttttggttaacaaataattaaaaatacaaaaaaagttATTCGCATATAGAGACACGACATGTCATCCATATAAACCCAATTAAGTTTATTAGTTTATTCTTGTTTTTTAactagaaaatatatatttaaatctatagagacgacatgtcgtttcaaaaatgtttgaaataaaaattttaaaaaataaataaactaacctaTAGAAAAGACATCTCGTCTCTAAAATGtttgaaataaaaaatttaaaaaataaataaaataagctGTAGAAAGGACATATCGTCTCTAAAATGTttgaaataaaaattttaaaaaataaataaattaacctaTAGAAAGGACATATCGTCTCTATAGAGAAAcataattttgttttgttttttagtttgggataataaataattaaaaatacaaaaaaagttATTCGTATATAGAGACGAGATGTTGTCCCTATAAACTCAATTAAGTTTATTAGTTTTGTAAGTGTATCAAAGTTTGATAAATGTTGGATGTTGCTGAAGTTTCAACATTGAAGGACTAATCTTGTAATTATGTGAAAGTGTCACAAGTTTGGACAAGGGTTCTTGTACATGTCTAAATTTGTGGTTTTTACTAAGTCAGTACTTGCAGCTTTTCTTACATGGTCCGCATTTGTAGGTTTAGTAAGGGGTCCATACTTATTTGTTAAGTATGGACTAGGTTTCATTGTAAGGGTCCAAACTTAGGTGTGTATATAAACTAAGTGTCTTGTACGCATTCAAGTACTTCTTGTGAATTCAATGAAACCGTGAAATTTTGGAGAAAAACTTCTTGTGCAAACAAACCCTAACTTTGTGTTCTTCATTCATTCAATCTGTGTGATTGTTGATTGTGAATACTCTGTGTATTCACGATTCTCTCATCTTCTACACCTTTTGTAGGTGTCGCGGTATGAGGCACGCGGTGGTTTTCGCACATCACGTGTGTGTTCGATCGGTCTGGTTCGTGTGTTCGTTGAAAGGAAGATGACcatacaagtggtatcagagcaagctCTACATACCGAGTGCTCTTACCGCAGTAGACTTCGTCTTGGAGGTGAATCAATTATGTCCACATTTGTTTATTGGTATCATCAAACATGCACACTTAATCATTCCCTCATCCACACTTGTGAGAAATCATTGTCCACATTTGTTCAAGTTGTCAGTTCTTAACAAATCAATCTTGGTTAGTACTTGTGATATTGTTGAGTTTTCATAAGTAAGTTGATTCGTGTTGGAGGTGAATCAGTTATGGCAAACAATTTAAACACCGTTGTTCAAAGTATTCGACACAACAACGAAGTGGGAAGCAGTGATAAACCTCCCGTGTTGTTGAACGAGTTAGATTATCTGGAATGGAAGATACGTTTGAACGATACATCAAAGCGAAAGATTTAAAACTGTGGTTATGTATGACGTCAGGTATTGGAGGGCAACCTGCTCGACCTTGGACAATTACCGGTTATCTCACTTTAACTGGTGATGAAAGAAAGTATTACGAATGCGAAGAAAAAGCAATGTCCTTGATTACGATGTCGTTACCACAATTGATCTTACACACTTTCGGTAACAAAAACTCATCAAAGGAATTGTGGGACAGTTTGAGTGACAAATACGGAGGAAATGAGTTATTCAAGAAACGGAGACTCGATCGACTGAAAACTCAATTCAAAACCAAGTACCACCACCTCTGGTGGGAACttagatgatcctattaacttaAGTGATGGGTTAAGATACCAGGAATTGACTAAGAGAGTAACCAAGATAGAGTCTTTAGTTGATGAaatcaaagatatgttgaagacctTGGTACAAAACTCAAGAACTCCACCAACCAATGTAGATATAGCAAATGAAATGTGGGTGCATGCACAGATGTACATTCATGTTCAAAAGCAATCAGGAGAGGCCACTCATAACATGCAAATGGAGCTAATAAGAAACATGGTGGATGCTAGGTACAAAGATAACCAAGCAGAGATCAAGGACATCAAAGACCATCTTCTCCAAACCACTTGCACA
Coding sequences:
- the LOC110927540 gene encoding uncharacterized protein LOC110927540; amino-acid sequence: MDPSWRASQFPFSGFQQTPNAFSQMSQLQQVQQYQALQQIMQRNTFEQLQSQSQPPVQLEDDDEEVVPESPPQELTRKKKKGKGKMVEPETAQKPRAKARQWTKVEEEALAMVFTKASNCPIVGNNQTGSSFWKKATDRFNAIMEHGEARDVESVSGKWRKMSKVINNFNAIYNQIYLNPPSGSNEEDILNLAIAKWDSQNPTPFPHFRAWRVVRKEQKWKPVPNEVATAKRTKTSESGSYSAGGSTARCQIDINDDPEDDEDALPIHESERPTGRDKAKKEAAGKRKVSGSSGGGGSSGGRGEKASSKMDDLINEFRSFKEFATEKYSHKKTVSSDYARAEDFRIMRLDLDSVPEDEREVYRRMKEEVKKKWTS